One window from the genome of Diabrotica virgifera virgifera chromosome 6, PGI_DIABVI_V3a encodes:
- the LOC126885890 gene encoding uncharacterized protein LOC126885890, with translation MLAPRHKNNINLIERELCALKNKFQNDQIMLTEVNNLSSRIENISRRKVEYKDTDFGPFLIMIESDKGKAGNIHPMDIGKVFHTMGTTGIKEISRKGMNRIGVIFNTSKQANMVLNSTEILEKGFLAYIPQKMLTSRGIIRDVSINISMENIVNDSKLQKNVKIISARRLNRRVLDSNGTVTYIPTGTVQLLFDVRTPPKEIIIYSNLVTVDPYIPPVQQCFKCLRFGHSQRQCRGKARCPKCSDEHTVQSCTVSVPKCLYCDLDHLATNKICKEFERQKKINEVMVFQDLTFFEAAKLFPPIKEKPENSRMFQRRSRDFPSLLSSSPRAFTQALQKSPSSTPHFQSQSHVVPVKRKNKVILKDISYDKEAHKALLNEDLSRNLPRLPILNKLNDSQKYTGSQGPSFALSLTRNRVHSQDSVFSKNVDLTSDNNMEFAGFDESHNTSNFSKSSVD, from the coding sequence ATGCTAGCCccgagacataaaaataacattaatttaatagaAAGAGAACTCTgtgctttaaaaaataaattccaAAACGATCAGATCATGTTAACAGAAGTTAATAACTTATCATCTAGGATTGAAAATATTAGTAGAAGAAAAGTTGAATACAAGGACACTGACTTCGGCCCATTCCTTATTATGATAGAGAGTGACAAGGGAAAAGCAGGAAATATCCATCCTATGGATATTGGGAAAGTATTTCATACAATGGGTACGACTGGAATTAAAGAAATTAGTAGAAAAGGCATGAATAGAATTGGAGTAATTTTTAACACCTCCAAACAGGCAAATATGGTACTAAATAGCACAGAAATCCTTGAGAAAGGATTTCTTGCTTATATACCTCAAAAAATGCTAACATCAAGGGGTATTATTAGAGATGTAAGTATAAATATTTCAATGGAAAACATAGTTAACGacagtaaattacaaaaaaacgtgAAAATTATATCGGCCAGACGACTTAACAGAAGAGTTTTAGATAGCAATGGGACCGTTACATACATTCCAACAGGAACTGTACAACTACTCTTTGACGTAAGAACTCCCCCTAAAGAAATAATCATATATTCAAACTTGGTAACAGTAGATCCATACATCCCTCCTGTACAGCAATGCTTCAAATGCCTAAGATTTGGGCACTCACAAAGACAGTGCAGGGGAAAGGCAAGATGCCCGAAATGTTCCGATGAACATACAGTACAAAGCTGCACAGTTTCTGTACCAAAATGCCTATACTGCGATCTTGATCACCTTGCCACAAATAAAATTTGCAAAGAATTCGAAAGACAGAAAAAGATAAATGAAGTAATGGTCTTCCAAGATCTCACTTTTTTTGAAGCTGCCAAGCTGTTTCCCCCAATTAAGGAAAAGCCAGAGAATTCGAGAATGTTTCAGAGGAGAAGTAGGGATTTTCCTTCTTTATTATCCAGCTCACCCAGAGCATTTACTCAAGCACTTCAAAAATCCCCATCCTCCACTCCCCATTTCCAGAGTCAAAGTCATGTGGTCCCAGTTAAAAGGAAAAATAAAGTAATTCTTAAAGACATTAGTTATGACAAAGAAGCGCATAAAGCTTTATTAAACGAGGATCTAAGCAGAAATTTACCTAGATTaccgattttaaacaaattaaatgattCACAAAAGTATACGGGATCACAAGGCCCAAGTTTTGCACTCTCATTAACACGCAATCGTGTACATTCTCAGGATAGTGTATTTTCAAAAAACGTTGATTTAACCTCTGATAATAATATGGAATTTGCAGGTTTTGATGAGTCACATAATacatctaattttagtaaaagtAGTGTTGActga